From Mycobacterium cookii:
AAGCCAACTGGCGCCACAGCCGGCCCGCGACGTATTGCGGTGATTTCGGTTGAGCCAGCACAATGTCGCAAAAACCCGCGGCGTCAAAGTTCTGGGTGACTCCGAAGATGGTCTTGGGTGTGCGATCGTGACGCGCCGGCGCGAAAGCGGTGTTGCCGGTCAGCCGAATCTCCCACCCGGTCAACGCGCGAGCCCCGGCCCGCACGTCGTCTTCGGTGTAGCCGTCACCGTGGCCGAGGGCGAACAACTCCATGAATTCACGAGCGAGGTTCTCGTTGATGGCATCGGCGGTGTTCTTGTGCCCATCGAGCCAACGCAGCATCGCTGCGTCGGTCAGCATGGCGTAAGCAAGTCCGCGAAAATCGCCCAGCGACAGACTGCGCAGTTTCTGGTTCTGCGCCGCCATCTCCCACGGGAACAGCACTTTCTTGGCGGACGTGGCAAAGTGGTTGTGCCACAACAATGTCAGCTTTTCGTGAATCGGTTCGTGTACGGCTGCCATGCGCCGCAACCACCACTGCGAAAGCCCCGTCATCAATCCGAACAGCTCATGGTTGAACTCTTTGCGTACCTCGGCCGACGCGTGCTTGCCGGGGCGGCGGGAGCTGGTCAGCGACGGCATCGGTGTCCGCACCGCACCGGGGTCCGCCTCAGGATCTGCAGCCAGGGCGGCGTCGACGTAAGCCGGCCAATCCTTGCCGGCGACCGCATCGACCTGCGCACCGGTCACGCCGAAGCCGGCGCGGCGCAGCATTCGGGCAGTGGTGATCCACCGGTCTGACTGGCCAGCCACGGCCACATTTTGCCGAGGCTTGCTTGCGATCTTCTTGCGACCAGTCAGAACGTGCTGGTCGGGCGTACGCGGTTGGCCATGTCGACCAGTGTGTAGCGGTGTGCCTGGGTGGGCGCGGCGCGAGCCAAACCGCGCAGCGACGCCTCGACACCGAGTCGCAGCCCGTGCTCGGTGAACGGGAAGCCAAGGATGTGGTTGGTGCTGGCTTCGTGTTCGCCGAGCCAGTCCAATGCGCTGCCCAACACCAGCGCGCGAATCTGCAGCACCCGCGGTTCGGTCGGCGGCAGCGCCTCCACGCGGCGCGCGGCGTCGCGGATCTGCTCTTCGGTGATCTCGCTGGCCGACCGGCCGGACAGCAGCGTCACCGCGCTGGTGAGACGTGCCGTGGTGAAATGCCTTGAGGTAGCAGGGACTTCGTCGAGCGTGCGCACCGCGCCGGCGCGATCGCCTTCGACCGACTGCGCCCTGGCCAGACCGAAGGCCGCCGAGATCACCCCGTCGTCGGTCTTCCACACCTCTTCGTAATACATGTGTTCGTCGGAACTGCCAGCCAATTCGGCCGTCGCGGCCAACGCCATCTTGGGCGCCAACTCCCCGGGGAAGGTGTCCAAGACCTCGCTGAAATGCTTGCTGGCCAAGGCGTAGTCGCCGGTGAGTAGTTCGGCGACCGCGCGGTACCAGACCAGCCGCCAGAGCCAGCCGACCCGGTCGGCCAGGTCGTCGAGTTTGCGGGTGGCCTTGGCGACGTCGCCGAGGTCGAGCAAGGCCCGCACCTCCATCAGCGGCAGCTCGATGGATTCCGACAAGTCGATATCGTCGGAATCCATTGCGCCATGGCGAAATGCACGCAGCGAATCCAACGTCTGCACCGGCTGCGACAGCACCGTCGCCTGCAGCAGCGGAGCCGCGACATCGGCCGGATCGACCAGCGGAACCTGCAGCGCGGTGACGATCTCCTTGGCGGTCAGCTTCTCGGCATGCACATGGCCGTCCAGGTACACGTCGGTATGTGCGACCAACAGGTCTTCGCCGAAAGTCGAACGGCTGCGGGAGAATATCGTCGACAATCCCGGACGCCGTACGCCGGTGTCCTGGGACACAACCTCGCGCAGCACACCCGAGAGCTGACCGGACATCTCCTCGGCGCTGGCAAATCGCCGCCGTGGATCCGGATCGATGGCGCGGCGCAACAATCGGCCGAACGAGTCATATTTGGCCAGCACCGGATCGTCTTCGGGAAGTCCGTCGACATAGCGACCACCGCGGGCACGCAACTTCAACGTCAACGCCGCCAATGTGCGGCCGACCGTATAGATGTCGGTGGCGACCGTCGGGCCGGTCCGCACGATCTCCGGCGCCTGGTACCCCGGTGTGCCGTAGAGGTAGCCGAAGGAGTTGATCCGCGACACCGCTCCCAGGTCGATCAACTTCAGCTGCTCTTCGGTGAGCATGATGTTCTCCGGCTTGAGGTCGTTGTAGACCAGGCCGATGGAATGCAGATAGCTCAGCGCCGGAAGAATTTCCAGCACGTACGCGATCGCCTCGGCGACGGGTAGTTTGTCGCCCTTGCGGCGTTTGAGCGATTGCCCACCGACGTATTCCATGACGATGTAGCCGACGGGTTCGCCGTGACTGTCGGTGTGCTCGACGAAGTTGAAGATCTGCACGATCGACGGGTGCACGACCTCGGCGAGGAACCGTCGCTCCGCCATCGCAATCGCCTGGGCTTCAGCATCACCGGAATGCACCAGGCCTTTGAGCACCACCGGACGATCGTTGACGTTGCGGTCCAGAGCCAGATACACCCAGCCCAGCCCGCCGTGTGCGATGCAGCCCTTGATCACGTACTGGCCGGCGACGATGTCCCCCGGATTCAGCTGCGGCAGGAACGAAAACGGACTTCCGCAGTGTGGACACCAGCCCTCTGAGAGCGCCTTGCCCTCGTTGTTGGCTCGGCCCACCGGCCGACCGCAGTTCCAGCAGAACCGTTTCGATTCCGGTACAACCGGATTCGGCATCAACGCTTCGAGCGGATCGATGTCGGGAACCCGTGGAATCTCGACCAACCCACCGCCCAGCCGACGTACCGGCGCGCGTGTTGCCGACTTCACCCGCTCCGGCGGCTTGATGTCGCCGATGTGTATCGGCAAGTGGTCGTCGTCATCATCGTCGTCGAAATCGGGCCGGAAGATCGCCTGGGTCGCCAACGGGCGACTCTGTGCTGACGAGTCGACCATCCCATCGACGGACTCGGTGCCAGGAGCGACGTCGTCGGCGTCCTGGTTCAGTGGTTCTGCGGTGTCCTCGGCCATCAGTCCACGTACCTTGGGCCGGGCGGGGCCGGGGTGAGCCCGAGCACGGTTAACCATTTGCGGTACAACGTGTTCCACGTTCCGTCGCGGCGAATGCGTTCAAGCGTGCCGTTCACGAACCGCACCAGGCCGGTGTTGTCCAGCTTGATCCCGATGCCGTAGGGCTGGGTGCCCATATTGGGTCCGACGATGTGCAAATAGGGGTCCTGGGAAACCAGCCCGGCCAGGATCGAGTCGTCGGTGCTGACCGCGTCGACTTCGCGCTGCTGCAACGTCACCAGGCAGTCGGCCCAGTTGACCACCTCGACCACCATGGGCGGCGGCGAGATCTCGCGGATCCGCTCCAGCGACGTGGTGCCCCTCGCCACACACACCCGCTTGCCGGACAGGTCGGCCGGCTTGGTGATCGACGAATCCCGGGGCGCCAGGATGCGTTGGGCGGCATCGAGATAGACCGTGGAGAAGTTGACCTGCTTGCGCCGGTCGCAGGTGATGGTCATCGTCTTCACGACGATGTCGACCTCCGCCTTCTCCAGTGCGGTGATCCGCTCGGCGGACGACAGGATCCGGTACTCGACTTGCGATGGATTGCCGAAGATGTCGCGGGCGACCTCGCCGGCGATGTCGACGTCGAAGCCGACGATGTCACCGGTGATCGGATCGCGGAAGCTGAACAGGTTGCTGCCGATGTCCAGGCCGACGATCAGCCTTCCCCGGGCGCGGATGTTGGCGACCGCGGCGTCGGCGTCGGCCTGATTGTCGAACGGGCGAAGGCTCGCGGTGGGGTTGCAGTCGTCGGCGGTCTTGTCCGGCTGCAGCGCCGGCAATGCCGGCATGTCCTGCATGCCGGCCGGGGTCGGCGGCGGCAGGGTCGGCGCGGGCGCCACGACCATGGCACCGGACTGCCCGCACCCGGCTACGACCGTGGCGATCGCGACGAGGGCGCACAGGGTCCGCAGCCGACGCGTCGTCATCGGTACTCACTCAGCCGGGGCCACAACCCGAGCGCGACCGCGAGGGCTGCGCCCAGACTCAGCACGACGCCGCCGACCGTGGCGCCAGTGAGTCCGCGGCGGGCGTTGAGAATGTCGTCGCGCAATTCGTGGCGGCTCTGCTCCATGGCCTTGCCCAGCACGTAGTCGAGCTTGTCGAACGCGGGGGTGGAGTCGTCCTCGCCGCTGCCCAGCGCGACTTGGGTGGCGGCCCGGTAATTACCGACCGAGATGAAGGAGTTGATCCGGTCATCGGCTCGGCGCCACTGGTTCAGCAAATCGCCCGCGTTCTGCAGGTCGCTCTTGTCGACCGCGTCGCGGCGGGAGAGGTATCCGTCGAGCTGCTTGTGCATGGCGTCGATGCGTTCGTAGAAGGATTGTTTGCGGACCTCTTCGTCCCCGCGCCGGATCAACGACAGTGTCTCGTCGGCGCGCGCTTGCTGCGCACTGATGGACATGTTGGTGACGGTCTTCAGTGACTCTGCTGCAGTGTCTTTGGCGCTGCGGCTGCCGCCGGTGGAAATCGCGAGCGCGGTACCCACCCATACCACCATAACGAGAATTGCCAGCGCACCGGCGACAAGACCTGGGTTGATCCGTCGTTTGGTGCGACGGGCCAGCCAGCGGTGGGAGAACGCGCCGAAGACCGCCGTCGCGAAGACGACGAGGATCACCGGCGCCGGAATCTGGGTCGAGGCCGTCGTCTCGGTATCCACGCGCTCTGACGTCTCGCGGTACAGCCGCTGCGCGTCCGGCAGGATCTTCGACTGCATGAGCGTGGAGGCCTCGGACAGGTACGACGACCCGACCGGGTTGCCGGCCCGGTTGTTGGTGCGGGCGATCTCGATCAGCCCGGTGTACACCGCCAATTCGGCGTTGATTCGTCCCAGCAGCTGTACCAGCGGCTCGTCGGTCAACCCGCTGGACGCCCGGGTGGCCGCCACCGCCGCGTCGGTGATCGCCTGCTCGTAGCGCTGCCGGACGGTCCGCGGCTCGGCCTCCGCGATGAACGCGGTCGCGGCGGCCGCGTCGGCCACCGACAGCGTGGTGTACAGCCGCCCGGCCGCGAACGCCAGCGGCTCGGTGTGGCTCAGGACTGTGGTCAGCGCATGCTGTCGCTGGTTGATCGTGGTCGACGTGGCGAACGCGCTGAGCCCGCCGAGGATTGCCAGCACCAGACCAATGGAAAGGATGCGGCCGGGCGTCGTCGCGACGAACCACCAGCGGGGGTGGGCCGGTTCGAGTGGCGACCGTGAACCCAGCGGCTCGGTCGACGGATGAGCCAACTCAACGGTCACGTCTGTTCGAACCTCAACTTTCGGGCGTGCGTGACACGAACGGTATAAGCGAATTCTAAGAGCTCGCCGCCAAGTTGAGGGGATGTCGGGCTGGATTGCCGACACCGTCTCAACCAGTGGACCCGATGCGTCGCGGTCGGGCTGCTTATCCTGAACGCGTGCGCGGCGACGGGGACGGATGGGTGGTGTCCGACACCGGCAAGCATTACTGGGGTGTGCATGGGGCGGCCGGCCTGTTGCTTCGGGCCCCGCACCCCGCCGGCACGCACGCGGTGTTGCTGCAACACCGGGCGCCGTGGAGCCATCAGGGCGGAACCTGGGGTCTGCCGGGCGGTGCCCTGGACAGCCACGAAACCCCCGAGGAAGCCGCCAAGCGCGAGGCCCACGAAGAGGCCGGTCTGCCCGGTGAGCTGTTGTCGGTGCGGGCAACCGTCGTCACCGCCGACGTGAATGGGGCTTACGGCCGTCGCTGGACCTACACCACCGTCGTCGCCGACGCCGACGAGCTGCTGCAGACCGTGCCCAACATGGAGAGCGCCGAACTGCGCTGGGTCGTCGAGGAGGAGGTGGCCGAGCTGCCGCTGCACCCCGGCTTCGCGGCCAGTTGGCACCGGCTGCGCAGCGCCCTGCAGATCGTGCCGTGGACCCCCGGCGGTCAGCCGCGGGGCAATCTGGCACGCACGGTCGAGATCGAAGACGGCGGCCTGGTGCTGCGCATCGTCGGGTCGGCCGATTAGGCGAGTGCCGAACGGAGCTGCTCGGCCGCGGCCCGCGGATCTTCTGCGCCGGTGATCGCGCGGACCACCACAACGCGCCGGGCGCCGGCCTCGAGGACATCGGGCAGCCGAGCTGCGTCGATTCCGCCGATGGCGAACCACGGCTTGTCGGTGGCCGATTCTGCGGTGGAGCGCACCAGCGGCAGCCCCGGTGCCGGGCGTCCTGGTTTGGTGGGCGTCGGCCAGCACGGCCCGACGCAGAAGTAGTCGACGTCCTCCGCGATGGCCGCACTGACCTGCTGATGATCGTGCGCGGACCGGCCGATCAGCGTGTCCGGGCCGACGATGTCGCGGGCCACCGGCAACGGCAGGTCGTCTTGGCCGAGGTGCAGCACGTCGGCCCCGGCGGCGCGGGCGATGTCGGCGCGGTCGTTGACGGCCAGCAACGCGCCGTGCCGTCGCGCAGCATCGGCGAGAACCTCCAGTGCCGCGATTTCGTCGCGTGCCTCCAACGGGCCCCATTGCTGCTCACCCGTCGAGCCCTTGTCGCGCAGCTGAATGATGTCCACCCCGCCGGCCAGCGCTGCATCGGCGAACTCGGCCAGATCGCCGCGGTCGCGACGCGCGTCGGTGCACAGATACAGCCTGGCGTCGGCGAGCCGCTGCAGACCTGGGTGCACACCGAGACGCTAGCGACTACCGTGGGAAGCCGACACGGGAGTCCCAGGGTTCGGTGACGATGCAGGCCAAAGGCCTGCGGAGGAGCCGGACACGATGCGCAAGCCGGGGGCTGAGAGTGGGCGCGTCGGCCCTTACCGTCAAACCTGATCCGGATCATGCCGGCGAAGGGAGCGAAAGATGCCACCGGACTCCGGAACGCTGGCCGTCATCGGCGGTGGCGTCATCGGGCTGTCAGTGGCGCGCCGTGCGGCGCAGGCCGGCTGGTCGGTCCGAGTGCATCGTTCGGGGCAGCCCGGCGCGTCCTGGGTGGCCGCCGGAATGCTGGCGCCGCACAGCGAAGGATGGCCCGGCGAAGAGCGCTTGCTGCAGCTCGGCCTGGAGTCGTTGCGGCTGTGGCGAGAGGGAGAATTCACCGACGGTTTGCCCGCTCCGGTGATCACCGCGCGGGAGTCGCTGGCTGTCGCCGTCGATCGGGCCGACGTGGCCGACCTGCGCACGGTCGCGGACTGGTTGTCCGCGCAGGGCCACTCGGTGGTCTGGGAGTCGGCAGTCCGTGACGTGGAACCGTTGCTGGCGCAAGGCATCCGGCACGGCTTTCGGGCGCCTACCGAGTTGGCGGTGGACAACCGCGCCTTGCTCGACGGGTTGCAGGCGGCCTGCGAGCGGCTCGGTGTCGACTGGGACGGCCCGGTTGCCGATCTGGATGCCGTGCAGGCGGACGCCGTCGTGATCGCCAACGGCATCGATGCGCCTTCGCTGTGGCCCGGTCTGCCGATTCGGCCGGTGAAGGGCGAGGTGCTCAGGCTGCGTTGGCACTACGGTTGTATGCCGTTGCCGCAGAGGGTGATTCGTGCCCGGGTGCACGGTCGCCAGGTGTACGTCGTGCCACGCGCCGACGGTGTCGTCGTCGGCGCCACCCAGTACGAGCACGGCCGCGACACCGCGCCGACGGTGTCCGGTGTGCGGGACCTGCTTGACGACGCGTGCACGGTGATGCCCGCGCTCGGCGAG
This genomic window contains:
- the thiO gene encoding glycine oxidase ThiO produces the protein MPPDSGTLAVIGGGVIGLSVARRAAQAGWSVRVHRSGQPGASWVAAGMLAPHSEGWPGEERLLQLGLESLRLWREGEFTDGLPAPVITARESLAVAVDRADVADLRTVADWLSAQGHSVVWESAVRDVEPLLAQGIRHGFRAPTELAVDNRALLDGLQAACERLGVDWDGPVADLDAVQADAVVIANGIDAPSLWPGLPIRPVKGEVLRLRWHYGCMPLPQRVIRARVHGRQVYVVPRADGVVVGATQYEHGRDTAPTVSGVRDLLDDACTVMPALGEYELAECIAGLRPMTPDNMPLVGRLDARTLVAAGHGRSGFLLAPWTAEQIVSELITVGAEA
- a CDS encoding NUDIX hydrolase, with the translated sequence MRGDGDGWVVSDTGKHYWGVHGAAGLLLRAPHPAGTHAVLLQHRAPWSHQGGTWGLPGGALDSHETPEEAAKREAHEEAGLPGELLSVRATVVTADVNGAYGRRWTYTTVVADADELLQTVPNMESAELRWVVEEEVAELPLHPGFAASWHRLRSALQIVPWTPGGQPRGNLARTVEIEDGGLVLRIVGSAD
- a CDS encoding DUF1800 domain-containing protein — its product is MAGQSDRWITTARMLRRAGFGVTGAQVDAVAGKDWPAYVDAALAADPEADPGAVRTPMPSLTSSRRPGKHASAEVRKEFNHELFGLMTGLSQWWLRRMAAVHEPIHEKLTLLWHNHFATSAKKVLFPWEMAAQNQKLRSLSLGDFRGLAYAMLTDAAMLRWLDGHKNTADAINENLAREFMELFALGHGDGYTEDDVRAGARALTGWEIRLTGNTAFAPARHDRTPKTIFGVTQNFDAAGFCDIVLAQPKSPQYVAGRLWRQLASDNPPSPQAMDRLITAYGPGRDLRALTRAILTDDEFVNSRAAIVNTPIEWLVGVVRTLKVSLDPQARITMVDNTLKALGQRPFYPPDVGGWPHGRAWMSTASADVRMRAAIQLVRAGDASPVEDASAGDRIDAVGYLIGIGSWSDRTVTALKPLVRRPVQLVAAAVNTPEYLTS
- the thiE gene encoding thiamine phosphate synthase, translating into MQRLADARLYLCTDARRDRGDLAEFADAALAGGVDIIQLRDKGSTGEQQWGPLEARDEIAALEVLADAARRHGALLAVNDRADIARAAGADVLHLGQDDLPLPVARDIVGPDTLIGRSAHDHQQVSAAIAEDVDYFCVGPCWPTPTKPGRPAPGLPLVRSTAESATDKPWFAIGGIDAARLPDVLEAGARRVVVVRAITGAEDPRAAAEQLRSALA
- a CDS encoding serine/threonine-protein kinase PknG, coding for MVDSSAQSRPLATQAIFRPDFDDDDDDDHLPIHIGDIKPPERVKSATRAPVRRLGGGLVEIPRVPDIDPLEALMPNPVVPESKRFCWNCGRPVGRANNEGKALSEGWCPHCGSPFSFLPQLNPGDIVAGQYVIKGCIAHGGLGWVYLALDRNVNDRPVVLKGLVHSGDAEAQAIAMAERRFLAEVVHPSIVQIFNFVEHTDSHGEPVGYIVMEYVGGQSLKRRKGDKLPVAEAIAYVLEILPALSYLHSIGLVYNDLKPENIMLTEEQLKLIDLGAVSRINSFGYLYGTPGYQAPEIVRTGPTVATDIYTVGRTLAALTLKLRARGGRYVDGLPEDDPVLAKYDSFGRLLRRAIDPDPRRRFASAEEMSGQLSGVLREVVSQDTGVRRPGLSTIFSRSRSTFGEDLLVAHTDVYLDGHVHAEKLTAKEIVTALQVPLVDPADVAAPLLQATVLSQPVQTLDSLRAFRHGAMDSDDIDLSESIELPLMEVRALLDLGDVAKATRKLDDLADRVGWLWRLVWYRAVAELLTGDYALASKHFSEVLDTFPGELAPKMALAATAELAGSSDEHMYYEEVWKTDDGVISAAFGLARAQSVEGDRAGAVRTLDEVPATSRHFTTARLTSAVTLLSGRSASEITEEQIRDAARRVEALPPTEPRVLQIRALVLGSALDWLGEHEASTNHILGFPFTEHGLRLGVEASLRGLARAAPTQAHRYTLVDMANRVRPTSTF
- a CDS encoding glutamate ABC transporter substrate-binding protein, coding for MTTRRLRTLCALVAIATVVAGCGQSGAMVVAPAPTLPPPTPAGMQDMPALPALQPDKTADDCNPTASLRPFDNQADADAAVANIRARGRLIVGLDIGSNLFSFRDPITGDIVGFDVDIAGEVARDIFGNPSQVEYRILSSAERITALEKAEVDIVVKTMTITCDRRKQVNFSTVYLDAAQRILAPRDSSITKPADLSGKRVCVARGTTSLERIREISPPPMVVEVVNWADCLVTLQQREVDAVSTDDSILAGLVSQDPYLHIVGPNMGTQPYGIGIKLDNTGLVRFVNGTLERIRRDGTWNTLYRKWLTVLGLTPAPPGPRYVD
- the glnX gene encoding protein kinase G-activating protein GlnX, with product MTVELAHPSTEPLGSRSPLEPAHPRWWFVATTPGRILSIGLVLAILGGLSAFATSTTINQRQHALTTVLSHTEPLAFAAGRLYTTLSVADAAAATAFIAEAEPRTVRQRYEQAITDAAVAATRASSGLTDEPLVQLLGRINAELAVYTGLIEIARTNNRAGNPVGSSYLSEASTLMQSKILPDAQRLYRETSERVDTETTASTQIPAPVILVVFATAVFGAFSHRWLARRTKRRINPGLVAGALAILVMVVWVGTALAISTGGSRSAKDTAAESLKTVTNMSISAQQARADETLSLIRRGDEEVRKQSFYERIDAMHKQLDGYLSRRDAVDKSDLQNAGDLLNQWRRADDRINSFISVGNYRAATQVALGSGEDDSTPAFDKLDYVLGKAMEQSRHELRDDILNARRGLTGATVGGVVLSLGAALAVALGLWPRLSEYR